The nucleotide sequence ATTGCATCTAGACTCGCCGTCGGTTCATCTAGAAAAATAATCGGTGGATTTTTCAGGAACATCCGTGCCAAGGCAATCCGTTGCTGCTGGCCGCCAGACAGCATCAAGGCATCGTTATCATAACCATCCGGTAACTGTAAAATCTGCTCATGAATCGAGGCTTTTTCTGCTGCCTCAATTACATCCTCCATTGAGGCAGTAGTTTTACCATAACGGATATTGTCAAAGATGGTGCCCTGAAAAATATGATTTTTTTGTAAGACCAGACCAATATGATCGCGTAGATATTGGGTGTCATAATCTTTCAGGTCAATGCCATCCAGTTTGATCTGACCTTGCTGTGGTTCATAAAATTTATCCAGCAAACTGATGAGGGTAGATTTTCCGGCACCCGATAAGCCCACCAAGGCGGTAATTTTATTGGGGCGAATTTCCATATCAATATCTTTCAGGGCATGGTGGCCGTTTGGATAATAAAAATTCACGCCACTCAGTTCAAATTTGCCTTGGACAATCGGTTTCTGCTGACCGCTTTGTTCAATTTCATCATCGGCCTCCAGAATTTTGAAAAAGCTTTCTGAATAGATCATGGCATCATTCACTTCATCATAAATCCGGTGCAGGGATCGAATTGGGGCAGAGACATTATTAAATAGCAGCACATGAAACATGATCATACCGATACTCATCTGGCCATCCAGCACAAAGTAGGAGGTTAAAATAATGATCAGTACAATCCCGATCTGTTCCAGAAAAGTTTTCAGGCCATCAAACAGGAAACTGGTCTGGCGGGTTTTCATCTGATTGTCGGTCAGTTCACGCTGTAAACCGAGCTGCTTTTCCGATTCAATCGATTCGCGGTTAAAAGACTTAATCACGGTAATCGAGTTGATGATACTGAGAATGCCCTGACTTTTTCTCTCCCGACCATCGCGAAGACTGCGGCGCCAGCCCCCGAGTTTTTGTGCCTGCTTATAGGTCAGCCAGAAATAGATAGGAACAATAGCAGTCGCGACCAGACCGACATACACATTGGCATAGTACATTAGCCCCAAAGCCACAATGGCACTGGTAAATAACGGTAAAATATCAATAAAGAAAATTTGCACCAGACGGGTCAGTGAGCCAATGCCACGGTCAATCCGGGTCTGTAATTTACCGGCCTGGTTATTTTCCTGATTAAAAAATTCCAGCCGATATTTTAAAAATTTTTCAATAATCCCTTGGGCCAGATCCTGAGAGACAAAAATCCGCAGTTTCTCTCCATAGAACTTCTGCCCGAACTGGACAAAGGCATTGATAATTTCTTTGCCGAGCAAAATCGCCGAAATCGTGATCAGAATATGCCAGCCTTGTTCCAGTCCTTGACCGGTTTCGAGTAGCGAATTGATGCTGTCGACCGCATATTGCAAGGTAATGGCATTGACCTGTGCGGTGAATGAGCCAATCAGGGTCAGAATCAGCGTGGCAATCACCAGCAACCGGTAAGGCTGAACAAAGGGACGAAGTTTCTGAAACAGCTGCCATAAGTTCATAAAAGGATTATTTTTATTGTGAAAGTTGAATTCAGTCTAGGCAGGAATTAGGCTAGCCACAAGCATAAATGTTGTAGTCATTTGTGAAGAGCAGTTGTAATCCTTTAGGTCGAATGTCAGTATTTTCATGTGGATACTGGATTGAATTGATATGACTCTCGATTTATTTGCACCCCAGCCGCAAGCCAATGTATTACCTTTTGATGGGGTAGTGGAGGATTATGGCCTGATTTTGGATCAGGAACAAAGCCAGCAGTATCTACAGCATTTTCTCAGTCAGCTGGCCTGGCAACATGATGAAGTGCATTTATTTGGCAAGCACCATGTCACAGGTCGCCAGGTGGTCTGGTATGGCGATGAACATTATCAGTATCGTTATTCTGGTACGCTCAAACAAGCTCAGGTATGGACACCCGGATTATTCCGTTTAAAGCAGCATATTGAAATTCTGGTCGGTCATCCCTTTAATTCCTGTCTGGCCAATTTGTATGAAGATGGTTCCCAAGGCTTGGGCTGGCATAGTGATGATGAGCCGGCGTTATATACAGGTACCTCTCGGGAAAATGTCATCGCTTCTCTAAGTCTGGGAGCTACCCGTAAAATGAGCTTTAAGCATAAAATTCACAGCGATAAAGTCGATGTGCTGTTACACAGTGGACAACTGATTGTGATGCGTGGCGCGACGCAGCAGCACTGGAAGCACAGTATCAGCAAAACCAGCAAAGTTTTAACACCGAGAATTAATCTGACTTTTCGTTATTTTTATCCTTAAGAAGCATTTTGGAGTGTAAAAAAGCACCCTAAAGGATGCTGATTTAAAAAAATTTAAAAACAGATTAAGGCGTGATTCCGGCAGGATGGCGATACCAGCTTTCAATCAACAAGGCAGCCGCAATACTGTCCGCAGAGAGTTTCTTGCCTCGACCTTGAGCTTGGTAATGATCCAGTTCATCGCGTGCTTCACGGGTGGTCAAACGTTCATCCACCATCCAGGTTTCAATATTGGTCTGATGACGTAAACGGCGGGCAAATTTTCGCGCCCGTGTCGACAGCTCCGATTCACTATCATCCATATTCAATGGTAAGCCGACCAGAAATAAATTGGGTTGATGGCTTTTCACGATTTTGAGTAGTTCATCCCAGTTGGGAATACCATCTTTCATGGGAAATAAGGGTAGGGGATTGGCACTAGCAATCAGGGATTGTCCGACCGACATTCCCATTTTTTGTGTACCAAAATCAAACGCCATAATGGTTTGTGGCGCGTTTACATCAGGCATGTCCAATCTCGGAAGATAACCAGTTGCGGTCTACCCCCATTTTTTTATAGGCAGCGTCCCAACGGTCGTTATAAGGTAAATTAAAAATCAGATCCATATCGGAATCACAAATCAGCCAGTCACCACGAGCAATTTCCTGTTCCAGCTGGTGTTTGCCCCAGCTGGCATAGCCAAGTGCAATCTGATAGCGACCAACGCCTTCATTATGCGCAATGGCATCCAGAATATCTTTCGATGTGGTAATACAGACATTCTCGCCTACGGCAATAGACGAATGCCAGGTCGGCTGACCGGTATGCAGGACAAAGCCGGCCTCAGGGCGTAATGGACCACCTTGCAATACTTCATGCGGATTGACATTGTCTGCTTCAATATCAAGATCATTCAGCAATTCTTTAATTTGAATGCCGGCAGGTCGATTGATAATGATGCCTTGCGCACCATCTTCATCATGCCGTGCGAGATAAATGACCGTCTGGGCAAAAAAATCATCATTCGCATGCGGCGGTGCAATCAGACAACGATGTGTCAGAAACTGTTTGGTCACCTGAGCAGTTCTCCTTAAAATTAATTTCTTCGCAGAGAAATCCTATGATCCTAATAGCTACGTTACTAGAGCTTCTTGGATTCACCAAATTTTATTTGTCCAGATTGTAAATATTTAAGCCTGCTGAAATTTCAGCTGACGTAACTGACGGGCATGTTGCAAGGTGGTTTCACTAATCTCTACACCACCTGTCATTCTTGCAAGCTCCTGAATTATTTCATTTTCTTCAAGATTGATAATCGTGCTGCTGGCAGGATCAGTCTGCTGTTTTTTCACCAGTAGGTGCTGATCAGATTGTGCTGCAACCTGCGCCTGATGGGTAATACACAGAATCTGTACATGTTGGGCCAGATCGGCCAGTAAACGCCCGACAATCTCTGCGGTACCAC is from Acinetobacter lwoffii and encodes:
- the ruvX gene encoding Holliday junction resolvase RuvX; the protein is MPDVNAPQTIMAFDFGTQKMGMSVGQSLIASANPLPLFPMKDGIPNWDELLKIVKSHQPNLFLVGLPLNMDDSESELSTRARKFARRLRHQTNIETWMVDERLTTREARDELDHYQAQGRGKKLSADSIAAALLIESWYRHPAGITP
- a CDS encoding YqgE/AlgH family protein; this translates as MTKQFLTHRCLIAPPHANDDFFAQTVIYLARHDEDGAQGIIINRPAGIQIKELLNDLDIEADNVNPHEVLQGGPLRPEAGFVLHTGQPTWHSSIAVGENVCITTSKDILDAIAHNEGVGRYQIALGYASWGKHQLEQEIARGDWLICDSDMDLIFNLPYNDRWDAAYKKMGVDRNWLSSEIGHA
- a CDS encoding ABC transporter ATP-binding protein, whose product is MNLWQLFQKLRPFVQPYRLLVIATLILTLIGSFTAQVNAITLQYAVDSINSLLETGQGLEQGWHILITISAILLGKEIINAFVQFGQKFYGEKLRIFVSQDLAQGIIEKFLKYRLEFFNQENNQAGKLQTRIDRGIGSLTRLVQIFFIDILPLFTSAIVALGLMYYANVYVGLVATAIVPIYFWLTYKQAQKLGGWRRSLRDGRERKSQGILSIINSITVIKSFNRESIESEKQLGLQRELTDNQMKTRQTSFLFDGLKTFLEQIGIVLIIILTSYFVLDGQMSIGMIMFHVLLFNNVSAPIRSLHRIYDEVNDAMIYSESFFKILEADDEIEQSGQQKPIVQGKFELSGVNFYYPNGHHALKDIDMEIRPNKITALVGLSGAGKSTLISLLDKFYEPQQGQIKLDGIDLKDYDTQYLRDHIGLVLQKNHIFQGTIFDNIRYGKTTASMEDVIEAAEKASIHEQILQLPDGYDNDALMLSGGQQQRIALARMFLKNPPIIFLDEPTASLDAIATEQIKHSLDQIKQGRTVIIISHSLSQIIDADYTYVMKEGTIAEHGEHDQLYHQQGVYKEIFDAMAKSLNIEKIAKTFEDDAEEETHS
- a CDS encoding alpha-ketoglutarate-dependent dioxygenase AlkB family protein, which produces MTLDLFAPQPQANVLPFDGVVEDYGLILDQEQSQQYLQHFLSQLAWQHDEVHLFGKHHVTGRQVVWYGDEHYQYRYSGTLKQAQVWTPGLFRLKQHIEILVGHPFNSCLANLYEDGSQGLGWHSDDEPALYTGTSRENVIASLSLGATRKMSFKHKIHSDKVDVLLHSGQLIVMRGATQQHWKHSISKTSKVLTPRINLTFRYFYP